The DNA segment TTGGGTTACTCGAGAATTGGATCGGGTCTTGTGCCAAATTAAACCGATCGACATGGTTCCCCTGTGATTCAAGCCAATCAAGATCGGCTGCAAAACGGGGTAATACCGGATCGACGTCGGGTCCACAGACACCTGTTGAACAACACATCGCTCTGTCGAAAATCTGAACTTTGCTCATCCCGATCTCCTCGATTCTTGAATCAGACTTCGTCAACCACACAGGATTCCTGCTCAACGACAGCAGCCCGAAGCAGCGTCACATCACGCTGTCCCACGAAGACCTGCCTGCTTATCCACGACGAACCATATCGCCAACTCGTCATGGAGTCAATAATCGATCCATGGGCGGGTTCCCCATCCGATCCAACCCAAACGACCTGGGCTCACCCCGTCCGAGTCCCTGACTCTGCCCAGCCTCTATGGGCGACAATGCCTGAGCTGCCTTGAGACAAACCGCAGCTTAAGACATCTACCATGACACATCGATTGCGAACCGCCAACCATGAAAACAACCGGTCATCTTGCCAAGAGCAGGCGAAAACGACTTGTCCAGCCGTGCATAGCAACGAACAAGCTGAGCCGTCGCAGAAAATCCAGACGTTTTCCTAGGCAGATACTGAAATTCCTAGGCAGATACTGAAATCGTATGATTTAGTGGGTAACCATAAGCCCTTAATCCTCGATTCGCCCAAAACGTGGCGAGCCACCATTTGAAGGGCGAGATTTGATGCTGGTATTCCTGATCAAACAGAATTCTTTTCGGACCTTTTCGACGCATTCGATTGCCAGCAAACACATGGTGTTCCTGTGCCCAAAACTCAAGCTGTTGAGGCTCGAACTCCAGTCCAATATTTGCAAGGACCCGACGAAGCTGCTGCTCAGGACTGGTCACCAAGTCTTCGTATCGAACACGACAGTAACGAAGTTTCTTCCGCCGAATAATGCGGGAGACAGCTAAATTGATACGATTCCATGAACGAGCAGCTGAATAAAATCCATACGACCTTTTCTTCCAGATCGAATCAACCGAGCCTTTCCTCTTCCTACGCATTCCTTTGCGTTGGTAACTAAAGGCCACAGCACGAGCATCGCGAACCATATGCACGACGAACAAATCAATCGCTGAAGATCGAACAAGTTTATTCAAGCGTTGAAGGCTTTTCGAGCTGTCGCACAAAAAACGTTCTTTTCGAACAGAAGTCATCGCTCGCAGCAACGTCAAATTCCGTGATGCGAACTTCGACAAGTCATTTGTGTTGACTTCAAAACCGGACGCCCCATCGGCATGCTCGACTGACTTCCTGACTTGCTGCCAATAATCACATTCCGAAAACTTCACGCCGCACATGCAAAGCGAATCGCTGCGCAGTAAATCAGGTAATTTCTGCTCAGCTTGCGACAGCTCACCGGCGCTTCGAATTTGGGAATGCGACCCGAACATCAGGTCGAGCAATGTCGTGCCACTGTGGCCAGCACCTGCAATGTAAATCAATGGAAAAGTCTGACTCATACCCACCGGTCCAGAAGATCTCGGGACACCACATAACAACCGTCTACCAGCGCCGATTTTAGATGACTTTTGCTCCTGCTCCTAGATCAGGTTATCCCGCGAAATCTTGCCTTTCCATGCCCTGCTAGAATCCAACCTAAGTCGAATGGAATGTCCCTCTTTTGCGATCGTGCCAAGCAATTCAACAGACGACTGTTTCCATCAGAATCGGGACTGCTCCCTCAGTCGACAAATGGGGCCGGAGCACCGTCGAGCATGGCCAGATCTGAACAAAAGGGCGAAGCTGGAAGGCCAGCTCGATTGTACAACTTGCAAGTCAGAGGATTAATCTCGTAGGCATAGCGAACGGCAAGCGGCTTCGTTAAACCGTCGCACTGAACCTCAACAGTCTTATCACGAATGATGGCAACAGCCGGAGACCAACGTCCTTTTTCATCAGCCAGCTCAAAATGGGCCAACTGCCCATCGACTTGTTCCTGTGGCGGAGACAATCCATCTTTCCTTGCAATCATGAGTCCACTTTCGGAGTGCGAGAAATGAACGATTGCTCGGTCATCCAAAAACTCAACTCGGTCGAACAATGGACCACTGGAAGCAATCGGTTGCTTGTAGGCTTTCGACAAAGCCATCAGGGCAAGACGCTCGCCCACATCAACTTTATTCGCAGGATGAATATCCTCGTCGAGCAGATCGATGGTGACGACCATTCCGGCATGAGGCAGTCGAGCAACCTGGCGTTGCTGCTCTCGCAAATAAGGCCAATTGGGTCCGGCGCCACTTCCTGGTAGTTGGACAAAATAGAAAGGAAGTAAATCGTCGTTGAAGGCATTTCGCCAGCCAGAAATCAAGCCACGCATCTTATGCTGATAATCCCGAGGATCCTCACCCTTGCCTGAATTTGACTCCCCTTGATACCAAATCACCCCACGCACCGAAAAACGTTGGATCGGCGCAATTCGAGAATGAAATAGCCTCGCGGGCAACCAGTTCTCATCTCGAGCGCGCACACCGCCCGACAACTGCCGAAGACCCACCAGATCACTCTGATCACCAAGCTCCAGTTCGCGACGCAGCGTCGGATGCGACGCGAATGCAGATCGGGGTAGGTAAGGCTCAATGGGAGTTCCGCCCCTTGACGAGTCTACGATCCCAATTGGCACCCCTAAATCTGCGGATAGTCGACGAGCGAAATAAAAACCGACCGCTGAAAACCTTGAGGCAGTTTGCGGGGAACAAATTACCCATTGACCTGAACTCCTGAAATCTGCCAAGGGCTGTGACGCGGCAGCTTCAGCGATCCGGCGAAAACGTAGGGAGGGAAATGATGCGACGACCAAATGCTGCTTCGCAGCTGGTAGCCGTGAAGCCACAGAGGCCAACGTCATTGCCATATTGGATTGGCCGCTGGCGTGCCACACGTCTCCGACAACAACATCTCGAAGCACCACCTCTTGCTGACTACCACTGACCATCAAGTCCCGCCCAGACGAAGCCGCACCCATCGGCTTCAATTCGACGATCCAAGCCCCATTTTGATCCGCTTTGGTCGACAATGCTTGATCTGCAAAACGAACACTCACTGGCTGACGACTCCCAGTCCAGCCCCAAATCTGAACTGGCTGATCGCGTTGCAGCACCATGCGATCCCCAAAAATCTTGCCCAACCGCAACTCTGCACCCACCGGATTGGTCAGAATCACGAGCATCAAGATTGGCGCGAGCCACCGAATCCCCGATAAAATTTGATTGATCATGGTTGCCTCTAATTTTTGCTCACTCGAGCCTACGAAGTCGATAAGTCGCAGCCTTAGAGTAACAAAAGCACCAAAACATCGCCAAACTCTCCCAAAAACGAGGGAGCCTCAGCCGTTCTCGACGTTCTCAGCAACCGTGATTCGGAAGCGATCGAAAGTTTCAAAAAAAGCGAGACACCCACTAAGTGGTGTCTCGCCTGATCCGACATCGTCGTTCGATGATCGCGTTCACACTGCACAAAACGGCAAAGCGTGCCCGCTGAACATTCAGCCCACATTCCAATCGTTACTGAACCATTCCACACGATCGGCACGACGAGGGCTGTAGTTTTTGTCAGCCTTAAACTTGTGTTGTTGTAAGAAACTCAGAAACAAATCAAATGGAACCTGCACGTGCTGGGCCACTACATCCACCTTATCGCTCTCCGGCTTCCAATCGTAGAGCAAGGAATTGTCGCGTTCGAACCATTCGTCCAAATACTTTGCATCGGTCGGACTCGTCGCCAACAAACCGCAACGATGTTTGCAAAGAAAACCTAATAATTTGCTAGCAAGCATCCTGGTATTGGCTGCATCATCCCCCATCGTGGCAGCAGCAATATTCCAAAGACTCACGAACTGATCTTCGTCCAGATCTGCGGGTTTTACGGTGAATTCAATCTCAGTCAGGTCAAGCGTTTCCATGAAAACCTCATTTGGAGCAAATAAGCAAATGGCCGTATTCAATTCGGCAATCCGTGCCGATGGGCCAGCAAGAAGAGCACTGTCTTAGCAATTCATTATCCGGCTGTCCATGGATCCAAACCCAGATTGTGAACGCCAGCAACGATTGATCTTCACCCAGCCTGCGGCCACTCCAACCTCTTGGCCCGCGGTAGGGGAAATTAAACCCGAGCAAACCTCTAAAATTTTGATCGCAGATTGAAAAACGGCGAGTTCAAAGTCGCCGGCTTCATGGTCGATTCGAGGCAACAACCGCTCAGAAATTCCGATCAAAGCCGACGGCCATCTCTTTTGCTTTCCCGCAGCAAAATCCGCCCATCCGCCGATTAATTGAGCGTCAAGAGCAGCCGTGCAGGCCATTTTTTCCTATTTCTTCGCGATAGCTTGTCTACCGCATGCATGACTGTCAACTATTTCTGACCTATGAATGTCAACGTGATCGTCAAAGTCAATCATCTTTTCGCTCTTGCCTCTTACCCAAATGCTACTTTCAAAAACATCCGCAGGACCACTCCTCCTCTTACCGATAGCAAGATCTGCAAACGATATAGTTCCATTTGCAAACAGCTGGTAAGAGGCATCGCCGATTTGGTCGCTACTATTTTTCTTGCGATGGCAACTTGGAAATTGGCAATGAACAACAAAAAGCGAATTCACGCACGAACTGTGCGAATCCTCGGATTTGTCGCGGAGAGGATCTGGCCCGTGACTCTCCTGAGTCTGGTCGGACTCTCACTTGCGGGATGCGCATCTCCACGGCAACCAACGAGTTTGGCATGCGGCCCTTCCAAGAGCTCAGTCGTCTCCAGCAGAGCCGAACGGATCCCACCAGAAGTAACGCGAGTCGCACACACGGCGGTGGAGGAGTCGAGGGTCGAGGTCGTTCACCCTGAACAACTCCCCTCCCAGATCATGCACAGGCAAACATCGCTTGACGAGTTGACGCTTGCTGCGGAAGTCTCGAATCCATTTTTGCGTCGCCTCTTCCAGGATTACCAGGCTGCCCGCGCGAAAGCTCAGTACATCGGCAAATTGCCCGACCCAACCATTGGAACCAATGTATTTGGTCATCCAATCGAGACGGCTGCTGGAGCTCAGAGAGCGAATCTCACCGCAGCTCAGATGCTACCCTGGCTGCCTCGACTCAATGCGCAAGCGCAGCAGGCTTATTTTGAAGCAGCAGCGATTGGTCAACAGCTTGCATCAGAACGACTCAAAGTTTTCGCTCGTGTACGTATCCTTTGGTATCAACTTTACGTCATCGAGAAACACATCGAAATAAACACGGCGAACCAGCGTTTGCTGCAATCGCTCATCGACGTCGCCAACGCGCGCGTGGCAACGGGCAACACGTCGCAAGGCGATGTTCTGATTGGCACCTTGGAATTCAGCAGGCTTGAAGAATCCCTTGTTGAACTTCGTCAACAACGATCTTCGACGACATCAGAGATCAATCGACAGGTAGGCCGATCGGCCGAAATCCAGATTGCGTCACCTGAGCAATTGCACGTTGTCCTACCCGCCTGGCATCACTCCATGCTTCGGGATGCCGCCTGGGCCAATCAACCTGAAATCGAGTCGGCCAGAATTCGCACCCAGGCTTCGCGTTGGGGAATAGAAGTCGCCCGACTCCGTCGCCGTCCCGATGTTTCACTCAACGCTAACTGGTTTGCGATCGATGATAATCGTCCGCTCGTCCCTCTTGTTGATGTCGGACAAGATGCCTGGTCAGTGGGCGCGACGCTGAGCGTTCCGATTTACCACAAGAAAAACAATGCCATCGAACGAGAAGCTCGTTGGCAGCACGCCGCGTCTCATTCAACCGTAGAAGAAATAATGCAACGTTACGATTCTGCAATTCTTGATTTGTGGGAACAAGCACGCGCGGCAGACAAAACAGCGAGACTGTATCAAGATACGATCATCCCTGAGGCAGAACGCGCATTGAATGCGGACCAACAATCCTATGCAAACGGCGAAGTTGAATTCGATCGGGTGATCGGCGACTTCCGTAATTTGCTGACTCTCGAATTGGCGCACTATCGGTCGATCGGCCAACTGGCGACGGCAATCGCCAGAATTAAACAGGCGACAGGCACGGAACTTGCCGAACAGCCCGTTCCCCCCAACGAGACATCGCAGCAGTCTGCAACCGCAGAGTTTCCGGAGAGTCGCCCGTCTCACCCCCATCGGCCCCCAGAACCTGCCGAGATCGATTAGGATTTAGCCTTGTCGTCTGTCTCTTTTGCAGTGATACTTGCTAAGGCTGGACCCGCATATAGTATTTTTGGCGAGCAGATTTTTGCATGTTTATTAAACGCATCCGACCTTTAGCATCGGCCTTAGTGGCAACCGCCTTGTTGACCAGCCAAGTCGTTGCTTCGATACCGTCGCGATGTGGATGTTCTGAGAGTGGATGTTCTGAGAGTGGATGTTCAGCAAGGTCTGAGCAGGAAACCATTCAGCGGATGGCAAAAGGAACAGACTGTTGTTCAGCTGCCGTCGCCGAAACCCATTGCAACTGCGAAAACGGCTGCGATCCGTGCGACAGATCGCCTCACTGCAGTTGTGGCTTGACTCCGATCAAAGTTCCGACTCAAAAAGATCCGACAAGCTGCCGAATCGAACAGTTCAGCTCAGCAACGCCTCACGAAAACGGAACAATCACCGACGGGCTAGAGCACAACCACGATTCTTCTGTCCCGGCTGCTCCGTCGCTACGAGAAAGTGTCTCCATTCACATTCTCTTTTGTATTTGGCGAATTTGAGATCAATCGCCCGCTTCTGCGCAATTATGACTTGCGCCCATTTTGCGCAAGTCCTTGATGATGGCTACCGGCCTTCAGTTTTTCCGCAGATTCACTCGCCGTGATGCACGATGATTCTCAGGCAACTTCCTGAACAAGTCGCACCGCAGACTGACAACATCGATGCTTCAAGGCTTACTCATTGATGCAATGCATAACGCAGTAGTTTGTCATGAGGTGAAACGATGTCTGAATCCAGCTCGAAGACAGAAACCGCAACACCCCACCCCACGGATCATCGCAATGTGAGCTGGTGGATAAAGCTCATCATTCGGCCACTGTTATTCCTGCTCGTAGGCGTAATTCTGATCGCCGCGCTCGGGGTCGCTCAGAAAGCGGGTTGGATCACATCCGAGGGCGAGCCCCGCGCCTCATCGGGGACGGGTGGTAAGCAAACGTATACCTGTCCGATGCACCCTCAGATTCGGACTCCTGAACCTGATCGTTGTCCAATTTGCGGGATGGAACTCGTTCCGGCAACTTCAACAGGCACCGATGACTTGGATGAACTCTCGGTGAGAATCCAACCGGCACAGAGAAGACTTTCAAATATTCAAGTTAGCGAGGTGCGTAACGAACCGGTCGACGCCACAATCAATTCGATTGGTGCCATCGCTATCGACGAAAGCCGCATGGCCACAATCTCGTCTTATTTCGATGGACGCATTGAACGCTTATTTGCAGATTATACAGGCGTCAGGGTCCAGAAAGGTGACCATCTAGCGATCATCTACAGTCCTGAATTGTTTGCGGCCCAAGTCGAATATATTGAGAGTCGAAGATCTCTTGCTACCGCAACCTCGCTCGAATCTGTACGAAAGGCACAAGAAACGTTCGTCACGAATGCGAGACAAAAACTCCAGGAACTTGGCCTGAGAGAAAATCAAATTCAGGAACTGGAGCGAACGGGTAAAGCGAACTCCCGGCAGACAATCTATTCCACGATCGGAGGTACCGTCATCGAAAAACTGGCGGTAGAAGGAAAATACATCACGACAGGAGAACCCATCTATCGAATCGCCGATCTATCGATGGTTTGGTTGAAACTCGAACTCTATCCTGAAGATGTTTCGCGCATCCGATTTGGTCAGCAGGTCAAGGCTCAAATCACGTCGCTACCCGATCAGCTGCTCACAGGCCGCGTGGCATTCATTGATCCAGTCGTCAACGAAAAAACTCGCACGGTGGGTGTTCGTGTTGAATTCCTCAATCCCAACGGAAACCTTCGGCCCGGGGACTATGCGGAGGCTTCTATTCGCCTTCCCATTGGCCAGAACGGAGAAATCTACGATGCCAAACTTGCGGGAAAATGGATCAGTCCCATGCATCCGCAAATCATTCGAGACGCGCCGGGGCCCTGTCCTATCTGCGGAATGGCTCTCGTCCCCACGACGCGTTACGGTTACGCAAGTCAACCGGTGAAACAGCCTTCGTCGCTGTTCGTACCACGCTCTGCCCTGTTAATGGCTGGCAAAAACAGCGTGGTCTACGTGGAAGTCGAGCCGGGACGATTCGAAATACGACCGGTAACTTTGGGGCCACTTCTTCGAGATCGTGCGATTGTGCTCCAAGGCTTAAAGGCAGGGGAAAAGGTAGCGACGGCCGGCAACTTTTTGATCGATTCCCAAATGCAACTCGCAGGCAAACCCAGTTTGATCGATCCCACACGGGCAATCGAAAAAGCTGCAACTCGAAACAAGCCATTACAGTTACCGGAGCTTCTCGTCGCGGCGATCGACGGTGAGGCGGGATCCCAACTCGAATCGCTTTTCGCAAGCTATTTCCGCATTCAGCAACGATTGGCTGCTGACCAGCAACCCCCGCAAAAAGATCTCACAGAACTCCACTCGCTCGCTACGAGACTTGCCGCCGATCAAAACCTATCGACAGAAGCAAGGAATCAGCTGAGTGAAATCGCAACAAACAGCGAACACCTGGACCATCTTGATCTGAAACAAATAAGACATGATGCCTTCCGCCCCATTAGCCATGCAATCATAAAATTGGCCTCAGTCGCCCGGGGAAGTCAGGGCCAGCAAGCATTCCAGCAATTGTTTTGCCCAATGGTGGAAGGAGGATCCGGGGATTGGCTTCAGGCCGAAACCACACCGGCCAATCCGTACTGGGGCGATAAGATGACCACCTGCGCGATAGTAGTCCGTTCGCTTCCAATACCCCAAGCCAAAGCAAAGCAAAAGTCAGAACAGCGAGATACGGAAACTCATTCCGCGACCGGAGGTCAGCCGTGATTCGCCAGGTAATCAGTTTCTGTACTCGCGAACGAGTCATCGTCTTGCTACTCACGGCAGTTGTTATCGCTTACGGTTCCTATTGCGCGCTACAAGTACCCATCGACGCAATTCCGAACGTCGGTGAAAACCAAGTCATTGTCTTCACGGCTTGGCCAGGTCGATCTCCCAAAGATATTGAGGACCAGATCACCTACCCACTTTCAGTCGCGTTACTGGCGGTGCCCGAGGCTGAAAGCGTGCGAGGCAAGAGTCTTTTCGGTTACAGCTTTGTACAAGTCACCTTTTCGGACAATACCGACTTTTACTGGGCTCGATCACGTGTCGCGGAACAACTCAATGGCGCCACGGCCGATCTACCAGACGGAGTTGCGCCGACGCTTGGACCCGATGCGACCGGCATCGGGCAGGTCATGTATTACGTGCTTCAGCCGACGCCGGGAACCAACTTGGCCGAACTCCGAAGTTTGCAGGATTTCGTCATTAAGTATGAACTGCAATCCGTCCCCGGCGTGAGCGAAGTGGCAAGCGTCGGTGGATACGTCCGCCAATACCAAATCGAAGTCAATCCTGATCGACTGCGATTTCATGATATCCCCTTGGACAAGCTGATTCGGGCGGTTGAAAATTCCAACATGGACGTCGGTGCAAAGACCGTCGAATCAAGCGGAATGGAATTTATCATTCGGGGACGCGGATTTATTGGCGATGACGGAGGCCCCACGCAAGCGATCGAAGATATCGAGAACACAGTGGTCATCACACGTGACGGTGTACCTGTAAGGATTCGCGACCTGGGCGTTGTCCAGCTGGGACCTGACTTTCGTCGCGGAGCGATGGATTTAAACGGCTCCGAAGCGGTGGGGGGCGTAATTGTGATGAGATTTGGGGAAAACCCCCGGTCCGTTATCGATCGCGTCCGGTCAAGAATCAAGCAAATCGAACCCAGCCTCCAAGGAATCAAAATTGAAATCATCTACGATCGCACCGACCTGATCGATGAAACCATTGCGACGCTTACCACGGCACTTTTCCAAGAGATAATTATCACCGCCGTCGTGATCTTGCTCTTCTTGCTCCACTTTCGTGCGAGTCTCGTCGTCGCGTTGACACTTCCGATTGCCGTTCTGCTGGCGTTTATCGGCATGAAACAGTTCGGCATCGACGCAAACATTATGTCCCTTGCCGGTATCGCCATTGCAATTGGAACCATGGTCGATATGGGCATCATTGTTTCGGAATCGATCTACGGTCACATCGCCGAATGGGAAAAAGAGGGAAGTCCGGGCGGGAGCGAGCAGCGTTTGCAAGTTATCAATCAAGCAGCCGGCGAGGTCGCACCAGCCGTCATCACAGCCGTGTTGACGACGGTTGTCAGCTTTTTACCTGTTTTCATGCTCACCGGTCGTGACTTCCGACTATTCGCTCCACTGGCGTGGACGAAGACTTTTTCTTTAATCGCCGCGTTGATCGTCGCCGTCACACTCGTGCCTCTGTTCAGTCGAATACTACTCACCTCCAGCGGCCTGAAGATTCCCACGAAGCTTGCCGGCGCGACAATGTTCAGCATCTTGCTGACGACTTCGTGTTTCTTCCTCTGGGGCGACATGGCCGCCAATCAGTTCTCGATTGGAAAACCCATTTTGACAGTCATGACTGCTTTTGTTGCTTGGATTGGCGGAATACTGATGCTGGGTGAGCGTTTGCGTCCCATCGAACAAAACCCGGTCAGTCGGCGGATCCACCAAATTTATGAACCAACGCTTCGGTTCTTCCTGCGAAAAAAGGGGACCTTCCTTTGCCTACCCCTCCTTCTGCTGCTGCTCGGTACGGGTGCATGGATTGGTTTACCGACCGTACTACGTCCTGCTGAACGTTTCACAAAACTGCTGGGAACAGACCTTAACGAAGTTCCCGGATATGTTCGCTTCAAACATATGTTACCCGGGCTGACGACGGACGATTGGATTGCTTTAGACGAAGGTAACTGGTTCTACATGCCGACGCTATTTCCTGCCGCAAGCTTTTCTCAGGCAATGGAAGTCCTACAAACCCAAGATGCGCTCATCAAAGAGATTCCCGAAGTCGAAAATGTGCTAGGAAAAATCGGTCGTGTAGAATCAGCCCTCGATCCCGCACCGGCAGCGATGGTCGAAACCTATGTGATGCTTAAACCCAAAGAGCAATGGCCTGCGGGAGTCACCTCTCGCGACATCTGGGATCGAATCAATGCGGTAGCAACACTTCCTGGTGTGACTCCAGCCTCACCGCTTCAGCCAATCGAAGGTCGAGTCGTGATGTTACAAAGTGGCATCAAGGCGTCGATGGCAATTCGAATCTATGGCGACAGTCTCGAAGGTCTGGCGAAAGCATCCTTCTCCGTTGCAGAGCAATTAAGAAATATTCCTTATGTAAATGCAGCAACAGTCAATCCCGATATCGTGCTGGGAAAACCCTACGTTGAGTTCAAAGTCGACCGGGAAGCGACGGCTCGCTACGGAATGTCAACGAAGATGGTCAATCAGATCATCGAAACCGCCCTGGGAGGGATGAATCTCACGAAGACATTCGAAGGTCGGGAACGCTACCCGATTCGGGTTCGTTATCAACGAAACCTGC comes from the Pirellulaceae bacterium genome and includes:
- a CDS encoding sulfotransferase, which produces MSQTFPLIYIAGAGHSGTTLLDLMFGSHSQIRSAGELSQAEQKLPDLLRSDSLCMCGVKFSECDYWQQVRKSVEHADGASGFEVNTNDLSKFASRNLTLLRAMTSVRKERFLCDSSKSLQRLNKLVRSSAIDLFVVHMVRDARAVAFSYQRKGMRRKRKGSVDSIWKKRSYGFYSAARSWNRINLAVSRIIRRKKLRYCRVRYEDLVTSPEQQLRRVLANIGLEFEPQQLEFWAQEHHVFAGNRMRRKGPKRILFDQEYQHQISPFKWWLATFWANRGLRAYGYPLNHTISVSA
- a CDS encoding sialate O-acetylesterase; translation: MINQILSGIRWLAPILMLVILTNPVGAELRLGKIFGDRMVLQRDQPVQIWGWTGSRQPVSVRFADQALSTKADQNGAWIVELKPMGAASSGRDLMVSGSQQEVVLRDVVVGDVWHASGQSNMAMTLASVASRLPAAKQHLVVASFPSLRFRRIAEAAASQPLADFRSSGQWVICSPQTASRFSAVGFYFARRLSADLGVPIGIVDSSRGGTPIEPYLPRSAFASHPTLRRELELGDQSDLVGLRQLSGGVRARDENWLPARLFHSRIAPIQRFSVRGVIWYQGESNSGKGEDPRDYQHKMRGLISGWRNAFNDDLLPFYFVQLPGSGAGPNWPYLREQQRQVARLPHAGMVVTIDLLDEDIHPANKVDVGERLALMALSKAYKQPIASSGPLFDRVEFLDDRAIVHFSHSESGLMIARKDGLSPPQEQVDGQLAHFELADEKGRWSPAVAIIRDKTVEVQCDGLTKPLAVRYAYEINPLTCKLYNRAGLPASPFCSDLAMLDGAPAPFVD
- a CDS encoding TolC family protein; its protein translation is MNNKKRIHARTVRILGFVAERIWPVTLLSLVGLSLAGCASPRQPTSLACGPSKSSVVSSRAERIPPEVTRVAHTAVEESRVEVVHPEQLPSQIMHRQTSLDELTLAAEVSNPFLRRLFQDYQAARAKAQYIGKLPDPTIGTNVFGHPIETAAGAQRANLTAAQMLPWLPRLNAQAQQAYFEAAAIGQQLASERLKVFARVRILWYQLYVIEKHIEINTANQRLLQSLIDVANARVATGNTSQGDVLIGTLEFSRLEESLVELRQQRSSTTSEINRQVGRSAEIQIASPEQLHVVLPAWHHSMLRDAAWANQPEIESARIRTQASRWGIEVARLRRRPDVSLNANWFAIDDNRPLVPLVDVGQDAWSVGATLSVPIYHKKNNAIEREARWQHAASHSTVEEIMQRYDSAILDLWEQARAADKTARLYQDTIIPEAERALNADQQSYANGEVEFDRVIGDFRNLLTLELAHYRSIGQLATAIARIKQATGTELAEQPVPPNETSQQSATAEFPESRPSHPHRPPEPAEID
- a CDS encoding efflux RND transporter periplasmic adaptor subunit yields the protein MSESSSKTETATPHPTDHRNVSWWIKLIIRPLLFLLVGVILIAALGVAQKAGWITSEGEPRASSGTGGKQTYTCPMHPQIRTPEPDRCPICGMELVPATSTGTDDLDELSVRIQPAQRRLSNIQVSEVRNEPVDATINSIGAIAIDESRMATISSYFDGRIERLFADYTGVRVQKGDHLAIIYSPELFAAQVEYIESRRSLATATSLESVRKAQETFVTNARQKLQELGLRENQIQELERTGKANSRQTIYSTIGGTVIEKLAVEGKYITTGEPIYRIADLSMVWLKLELYPEDVSRIRFGQQVKAQITSLPDQLLTGRVAFIDPVVNEKTRTVGVRVEFLNPNGNLRPGDYAEASIRLPIGQNGEIYDAKLAGKWISPMHPQIIRDAPGPCPICGMALVPTTRYGYASQPVKQPSSLFVPRSALLMAGKNSVVYVEVEPGRFEIRPVTLGPLLRDRAIVLQGLKAGEKVATAGNFLIDSQMQLAGKPSLIDPTRAIEKAATRNKPLQLPELLVAAIDGEAGSQLESLFASYFRIQQRLAADQQPPQKDLTELHSLATRLAADQNLSTEARNQLSEIATNSEHLDHLDLKQIRHDAFRPISHAIIKLASVARGSQGQQAFQQLFCPMVEGGSGDWLQAETTPANPYWGDKMTTCAIVVRSLPIPQAKAKQKSEQRDTETHSATGGQP
- a CDS encoding efflux RND transporter permease subunit translates to MIRQVISFCTRERVIVLLLTAVVIAYGSYCALQVPIDAIPNVGENQVIVFTAWPGRSPKDIEDQITYPLSVALLAVPEAESVRGKSLFGYSFVQVTFSDNTDFYWARSRVAEQLNGATADLPDGVAPTLGPDATGIGQVMYYVLQPTPGTNLAELRSLQDFVIKYELQSVPGVSEVASVGGYVRQYQIEVNPDRLRFHDIPLDKLIRAVENSNMDVGAKTVESSGMEFIIRGRGFIGDDGGPTQAIEDIENTVVITRDGVPVRIRDLGVVQLGPDFRRGAMDLNGSEAVGGVIVMRFGENPRSVIDRVRSRIKQIEPSLQGIKIEIIYDRTDLIDETIATLTTALFQEIIITAVVILLFLLHFRASLVVALTLPIAVLLAFIGMKQFGIDANIMSLAGIAIAIGTMVDMGIIVSESIYGHIAEWEKEGSPGGSEQRLQVINQAAGEVAPAVITAVLTTVVSFLPVFMLTGRDFRLFAPLAWTKTFSLIAALIVAVTLVPLFSRILLTSSGLKIPTKLAGATMFSILLTTSCFFLWGDMAANQFSIGKPILTVMTAFVAWIGGILMLGERLRPIEQNPVSRRIHQIYEPTLRFFLRKKGTFLCLPLLLLLLGTGAWIGLPTVLRPAERFTKLLGTDLNEVPGYVRFKHMLPGLTTDDWIALDEGNWFYMPTLFPAASFSQAMEVLQTQDALIKEIPEVENVLGKIGRVESALDPAPAAMVETYVMLKPKEQWPAGVTSRDIWDRINAVATLPGVTPASPLQPIEGRVVMLQSGIKASMAIRIYGDSLEGLAKASFSVAEQLRNIPYVNAATVNPDIVLGKPYVEFKVDREATARYGMSTKMVNQIIETALGGMNLTKTFEGRERYPIRVRYQRNLRERIDELTQLPIVTHSGEVVPLKVLAKMQTSWGPGVISSEDARLVAHISFSPSGATGDLETVRIVEKALRKSQENRSLDLPSGYALQAVGSFQNQIEANQRLMWVLPLVIFTNLFIIYLQFRQLSTTLIVFAGIPVAFAGGMILLAVNDIQMNTAVWVGFIALFGIAVDDGVVIATYLEQVFSRRRLSNIADLRNATLEAGLMRIRPCLMTTFTTIIALIPVLLSTGRGADVAKAMAWPVFGGMAVELLTLFVVPVVYCGFKELKMNLGMRDRHWSTAGNALLCEERPTTTSLIND